GCGAACACCACCACGGCGGCCTGTCCGAAGAGGTCCAGGGCCCGATGGGGGACGCCGTTGATCCGCACCTGTTTGCGGAGGGAGGCGGTCTCCGGGGAGGGGGTTCCCCCTTCGGCGACCAGGGCGATCTCCAGGCGCACGGGGCCGTCCTGGCGCACGAACTCGGCGATCACCCGGGCGAAGGGCATGGGATCCCGCCAGGCAGCCCAGTGAATGAGTTCCCGGTCGCTTCCGGTGCGAAAGGAGTGGCCGGTGGCGGCGTAAGCGATGGCCTCGAGGAGGTTGGTCTTCCCCTGGGCGTTCCCCCCGTAGACCATGATCACCCGCGGCTCGAGACGCCACTCGAGCCGCGCGTAGTTTCGGAACTGGGTCAGGCTGAGAGAGCGGAGCCACATCCCTGGGCTCGTGTTCGGGATCTCAATCTCTCGACGCTTAGGGATATAATCATAGCCGATCCTCGATGAACGGTCCGGGCGCTCCGGAAGTTCGGGAGGTGAAGATGGCGCATGCGGGGAAGGATCCGGCCCTCGAGGCGGGAGCCTCCCGGCCGGCGGCGCGTGGCGTGCCGGCCCTCCGATGGCGGGAACGGGCGTGGGAGCTCCGGCGTCGGATCGAGGCCGGGCTGCCGGTCCTGTTGATCGCTCCCTCGGCCCTGGCGTTGGGGGTCTTCGTTTACGGGTTCATCGGCTGGACGGTCTACGTGTCGATGACCCGCTGGAACGATGTGCTGCCGGATTACACCTTCGTGGGCCTCCGCAATTACGTTGGCCTATTCCAGACCCCTCGCTTCCAGGCGGACATCCGCAACACGGTGGTCTTCACCGTCTTCTTCCTGCTGGGGGCGGTCCTGCTGGGCTTCTTCGCGGCGCTCCTTCTGGATCAGCGGGTGAAAGGGGAGGCGTTCTTCCGCAGCGTCTTCCTGTTCCCGATGGCCATCTCCTTCATCGTGACCGGGATCGCCTGGCAGTGGCTGTTCAACCCGCAGACGGGGATCAACCTCCTGCTCCGGCACTTGGGTTACCCCGGGCCGCTCCCCCGCTGGTTCACGGATCCGACGATCATGTTCGGCGTGAAGGTGGGGGCCATCCAGGCCGGGATCCCGGTGGCCCTGATCCCGGTGGTCATCGCGGCCACCTGGCAGCTCTCCGGGTTCACCATGGCGATGTATCTGGCCGGCCTGCGGGGGATCCCGGAGGAGCTGCGGGAGGCGGCCCGGGTGGATGGAGCGAGCGAGTGGCAGGTCTATCGCCATGTGGTGCTGCCGCTGTTGCGGCCGGTGACCCTGAGCGCCCTGATCGTGCTGGGGCACATCTCCCTGAAGATCTTCGACCTCACGGTGGCCATGACCGGCAGCGGCCCGGGCTTCGCCACGGACATGCCCGCGTATTTCATGTTCGAGACCACCTTCCGGGGGAACCATTTCGCTCAGGGGGCGGCCATCGCCACGCTGATGCTGATCATGGTGGCGGCCCTGATCATCCCGTATCTGCGCTACAGCCTGAGCCGGGAGGCCGAGCTATGAAGGCGGGCCGCGTCCTGATCTACCTGGCCTTGATCGGTCTCACCGTTTTCTATCTGCTGCCGGTCTACGTCCTGTTCCTCACCGGCCTGAAGAGCTTCGCCGAGGCCGACCTCACCCGGATGTGGAACTGGCCGACGCAGCCCTCCCTGGCGGCCTTCGCCAAGGCCTGGGAGAAGCTCTCGCCGAACTTCATGAACAGCGTCTACCTGGTGATCCCCGCCACGCTGATCTCCTCCCTGATCGGCTCCGTCAACGGCTACATCCTCTCCAAATGGCGCTTCCGGGGGTCGGAGATCCTGTTCCCGGCCATCCTCTTCGGGATGTTCATCCCGTATCAGAGCATCCTGATCCCCCTGGTGCGTTTCCTGCAATCCATCGGCCTTTACGGCAGCATCCCCGGCCTCATCCTGGTACACGTGGTGTATGGCATCCCCATCACCTCCCTGATCTTCCGCAACTACTACGCCTCGATCCCTGGGGAGTTGGTGGAGGCGGCGAAGATCGACGGGGCTTCCCTGTTCGGGATCTACCGCTGGGTGATGCTGCCCCTCTCCCAGCCCGGGTTCGCGGTGGTGGCCATCTGGCAGTTCACGCAGATCTGGAACGACTTCCTGTTCGCGGTGACGGTGACGAACAAGCCGGCCCAGCAGCCCATCACGGTGGCCTTGCAGAACCTGGCGGGCAGCCAGATCGTCGAGTGGAACGTCCAGATGGCGGGGGCGTTGCTGGCGGCGCTGCCCACGCTGCTGGTTTACGTTTTCCTGGGCCGCTTCTTCCTGCGGGGGCTTTTGGCTGGGGCGCTGAAGGGATGAACCGGACGGAGGCTCTTTACAAAAAACCCCGGCGGGAGGGCCGGGGTTGCGATGGTGCCCGGGGCGGGATTTGAACCCGCACGGCCTTAGGGGCCAGCGCCCCCTCAAGACGCCGCGTCTGCCTGTTCCGCCACCCGGGCAAGACCACTGTAATTATAATAGGGTGACGGGCGGTTCGACAAGGCCCTGGGATTCCCCTCGGAAGGCTTTCCGGGCGCTTCCCCAGAGGATCCGGGTGGGAGGCGGCCGGTGGTGCGGATCCCCCTAATCGGACGATGCGGACAGGAGGAACGGGATGGCCCTGCACCCTCGACGGGCGAGCCCTGAAGAGCGGAAGGCGCTCCTCCTGATGGAGCGAACGGGCTACATCCCGCTTGAGCTCACCCCCTATTTCGCCTGGCGGATCAGCGAGGAGCGGCGGGAGGAGTATGACCGTCGGGCCATCCGGGTCGATTCCGCTCTGGCCGATTTGTTGAAAAAGCTGCCGGCCCCTTGGCTCGGCGCCATCGCCCGGAATCTGGGCGTGAAGAAGCAGGGGAAGAAGCAGGATTGGATCCCCCGCATCGTTTCCCGTCTGAGGGATCCGAAGCGGCTTCGGGAGATCGTGCGGGGGTTGCCGGTGGACGCCCGCCTGGCTCTGGCCGGGGTCCTGAAGCGGGGCGGCTGGGCGCCCCTTTTGGATCTGGAGCGGGAGTTCGGCGCGATGGCCGGAGACGGGTGGTTCTGGGAAGACGAGCCGCCCTCATCGATCCTGGGGCAACTGCGGGCGCACGGACTGCTCTTCATCGGTCAGGCCCGGGTGGGCCGGCGGCGCCGTCAGGTGGCGGTCATCCCGAAGGACCTCCGGGAGCCCCTGGCGCAGTTGCTTCAGGATCCCGAGGCGCTCCCGCCGGAGGCCCGATCGCGGACGGCGACGACGCGTGCCCTTGAGCGGCTGGCGGCCTTTTATGCCACCCTCGAGCGTCCGCTCCTCCCCCTGGAGGATCTGAACGACTTCCTGCGACAGGTCCACCCCCGGGAGGTCCTGGAGGTGGAGGAGGACGTGGAGGATTTCCTCCTGGGAATGGAGGACCTTGAGATGAAGTCCGCGGATGATGTGGCGGGCCATCATCTGAGCCTCTGGATGAGGCGCTTGAGGTATCTCTACGTCGGTGAGGTGCCCCTGGCCCGCAAGCGCCGGATGCTGAGGACCACGGCGCGGCTTTATCAGTGCCTGGCGGAGCGGGGGCGGGTGATGCGGATCACCGCGGAGCGGATCTCTGAGGCGGTGGCGGAGATCACCGCTCCGACGCGGGATCTCGGGAAGATCCCGTTGCCGCCGCCCCTCGGAGGAGAGTTGTTGCTGCGGCTGCAGGATCCGGAGGGCAACGAATACGAGCTCGTCATGAACGATTACTGGCTGGTAGCTGCTTGCGCCGTGCTGTTCACGGGGGATTGGGACGCAATGGAGGAGGAGGCGGCCTGGGTTCGGGATGGGGCGCGCAAGCGGGAGCGCATCCGGTGGCTGCGCCGGCTGCCGGAATGGGTCTGGCTGGAGCTGCTCACGATATTCGATCCGGAGGAGATCGATCTCATCCGGGAGTGGTTTTACGAGCACGAGATGTCCGAGCTGAGCGCGTGGTGAGGGGGAGCGGCCGCCCGGTGCCCGGGGGAGAGGGGTCCTTCAATCTCCGAGCACCTCCTCCACCCGCACCGCAAAGCCCTCCAGGAGGCCGGACGAGGCCGTCTCCCCCGGCTCCCACTTCCCCCGCAGGACGTAGGCGCCTCGCTGCAGCACATAAACCTCCACCGTCCGCGCCTCGGGATCCACGATCCAGTATTCCGGCACCCCGGCCCGGGCATACTCCTGAAACTTCTCCATTCGATCCACACGGCTCGTGGAAGGGGAAGTGACCTCGATGATCAGATCCGGCACGCCGCAGACCTGTTCGCCGATGCGGTCAGTGTGTGCCTTGAGGAAGAAAAAGATGTCGGGTTCGCGGATTTTCCCGGACCACAGGCGCACCGGCAGCGGGGCGATGCGCACCTCGCCGAGATCGCGCGCCCTTGCGAACTCCCTCAGGCGGACAGCGAGCTCCAGCACCGCGATCTGATGACGGTTCGTGGGATGCGGCGGCACGATCAGCTTCCCCTCCGAGAGCTCCACATAGCGGTGGGTGTCCGGCAGGGCGAAGTAATCCTCCTCCGTCCACTGCCCCGGGGGAGGGAACAGCTCGGCCACAGACGCCTGACGTCGCCTTCGAAGGCCTCCCGATGCCATCGTCTGGCCTCCTCCACACGCCCGGCCCCGATCCGTCGCGGGGAAGAACCCCGCCGGCCGGTTCGGCCTTCCGCAAGGCCCATTATACTGTGAGCGTGGAATCCTCACCCGCATATATGGAGGTCTCCCATGCGCACCTATGCCATCCCACTGGTCCCGGGGCCGACGACGGTCCCAGCGGAGATCCGAGCGGCCTATCAGGAGGATTACGGCTCGGCGGACCTGGAGCCGGAGTATTACGAGCTGTATGCGGAGACGCAGGAGCAGCTGCGGGCCATCCTGGGGACCCGCAACGCGGTGGTGATCATGACCGGGGAGGCCATGGTGGTCCTCTGGGGGGCGCTCCGGAGCACCCTGCGCCCGGGGGATCGGGTGGTGGCGGTGGCCACGGGGGTCTTCGGCCACGGCATCGCCGACATGGCCCGCCGCATCGGCGCTGAGGTGGAGGTGGTGGGGTTCGATTACGACGAGGCAGCGGATCCACAGCGGGTGGAGGAGGCCATCCGACGGGTCCGCCCGAAGATGGTGACCATGGTGCATTGTGAGACCCCCTCTGGGATCCTCAACCCGGTGGCCGAGGTGGGGGCGCTGGTGGATCGCTACGAGGTGCCCCTTTTCTACGTCGACGCGGTCTCCAGCGCCGCGGGGGTCCCCCTGCGGGTGGACGAGTGGCGCATCGATCTGTGTCTGGTGGGCACGCAGAAGTGCCTCTCAGCGCTGCCGGACCTCGGGATCGTGACGGTGAGCGAGCGGGCCTGGGAGATCGTGCGGGAGGTGGACTATGCGGGCTACGATGCCCTGGGCCCCTTCCGCACCGCCCTGGAGGACCGCTGGTTCCCTTACACGCCGTCCTGGCATGCGCTGGCGGCCCTGAATGTAGCGTGTCGGCGGGTGCTGGGGGAGGGGCTGGAGAATGTCTTCCGGCGCCACGAGGAGGTGGCGGCCTACTGCCGGGAGCGGCTGAAAGCGATGGGGCTTCGCCTCTTCCCCCGACGGGAGGAATGGTCTTCGCCCACTGTCACCGCGGTCTACGTCCCGGAGGATCTGCCCTGGCCGGAGCTGGATCGCCGCCTGCGGGCGCGGGGGATGGTCGTGGGCGGGAGCCTGGGGCCGCTGGCGGGGAAGGTGTTCCGCATCGGCCACATGGGCGCCCAGGCGGATCCGGAGCTCGTGCGGCGGGGGATGGACGCGCTGGAGGAGGTCCTGGCCGAGGCCCGGCGGTGAGCGCGGGGCCTCATGGGTCGAGCGAATTCGGCTCGGGGAGGCCTTCGGCCGACGGTCGGCTTTGTGCGTCGAATGAATTCGACCTTGGAAGGCCTTCGGCCGATGGTCGGCCTGCGCCGACCGAGGAGGCGTTTTATGCGTCGGCGGAGGCCGACGCCTGGCGCAAAGCGCCTCAGAAGGCTGATTTCAATCAGCGGGAGAGCCTTCGGCCGATGGTCGGCCTGCGCCGACCGGAAAGGGGATCTTTGCGTCGGCGGAGGCCGACGCTGGGCGCGCAGCGCCTTTGGAGATCGAATTCATTCGACGACACGTAAGCCGTGGGCCCGAAGCCATGCCAGCGCCCGTTCCCGTAGGCGCTCCCGGTTCGAGGGCGTCAGCTCCCAGCATTCGACGCCCGGGCGGCGTTTAAAGGCGTCGGCCCAGGGATGGGGGTGGAGGGTGATGGTGGCGATCAGGGGGCGGGGGCTGGCAGCCGCCTCCTCCAGGGCCTGGCGGAAGGCGACGCTGAACAGCTCCATTTTCCCGATCTCATCCACCAGCACCACCTGCTTCCCCATCAGGGCCTCCCGGATCGCGGCCACGCCCAGGCGGTCCAACGCCTCCAGGTCCACCCCGTAGCGCCCCACCCGGTGCGGGGTGCGCCCCGCCCAGTCCACGTGGGCGAAGACCGCCACGCGGCCGTCGAGGGTGACCAGGCGGAAGCCGAGGCGGCCCTGCGGGCCGCGGATCTCCTCCGTGTAGAACCCCCCGGCCTGTTCCCCTAAGGCGCGGGCGAGCGCTTGGATCAGCGTGGTCTTGCCCACGCCGGGCCGTCCGGTGATCAGCAGGATGGAGCCCATGGGCCTTCTCCTCCCTCGAGGTCCCCCGGAGATCCCGTTCCGCGGCCGCCTCATCCCTCCCCGGTTCGGGGCTGTTGAGGGGACCCCTTCGGATTTTACGCGGGGCGTCGGGGGTCGACCGCATGGGGTGGGAATGGGAAGCGGCCATCCCCCCTTGGTGGGAAGGCAGGCCCTCGAGGGCCCTCGGGTCCCATTCAAGGTGGTCCGCCCGCATAGTCTACCCCGTGCCGCGCGGGCCCCGGATCCGCCCGCCCCGCAGCCGGGCCGCTCCGAACGCCGGGCGGATGTCGTCCGGCGCCCGGCGGTGCGGGGAGAGAGGGGGCGGCGGGCTGCCCGGCTCAGGCGGCGCTCGAGGACGGCGGGTTGGCCCGCGTCGTTCCGTTGTCGCGCGCGCTTCCGGACGCCGTTCCGAACCGGCGGTGCAGGCGGCGCACGCCCAGCCCCACGGCCATGAAGGCCACGCCGGTGATCAGCAGCGCCGCCGGCAGCCCGATTTGGCCGGCGAAATACTCGAAGTTGAGATCCACGAGATACACCAGCAGGAAGAAGGCGCCGCTGTAGAGCAGAACTCGCGATGGCCGGATCAGGCTCCAGCCGATGAGGGTTAGGCTTTGGAGGAGCAACAACGTCTCCCAGAAGGGCTGGGGGCCCTCTAAGCCCATCAGAAAGGCGGGAAGAAGCCAGGACCAGGCTCCGAAGAGGTTGAAGAGCCAGACCAGATCCCCTGCCTGGCGCTGGCGAGCCACCTCGGCGGCCGTCAGGTGGATGACGCCGGCTGTGGCCCATGGGAGATATAAGGGCAGCCGTTGCGCTTGTCCCATCTGGGGATCGAAGACCAGTGTAGAGATGCTGAAGGCTGTCGCCGTGATCAACGTGGCTACAGGCAGCCCCTGGGCGAGTCCGGGCAGGACGAGGAGCGCCAGCACGGCCGGAGGCAGCGCGCCCAGGCTGGCCGCGAGGGCGATCCAGCGCGGATCCTTAGGCTCGGGGGGCTCAGGGCGAGGCGCAAAACGGCTGAGCTCTGGGCGAACGGGAGGAGTTTCGGAGATGGGCCATTCGTTAAGGGTCACCGCGATGGTGAGGGCGGTCATCCATGCGGCCGCCATCCAGCATGCCCGGGCGCCGCGGGTCCGTATCGGGCTGTCCGGGCGGCGCAGCAAGGCGCCTGCGATCCACAGGGTCATGGTGGGGGCGGCCACGATGAGCATCCGGCCCCATGGGGGCAGCGCCTTCCACAGCCCGGCGATGTCCAGATTGGCTACTGTGAGGCAGAGGCTGGTCAGGATGAAGAAGGCGCCGAGGTAGATCAGGAGGTTGCGAAGGGATATGCGTCGCCGTTCGGCCTGCGCTTCGAAGGCGGCGATCGCCTCTGCCTGCTCCGCTGTGATCAGGCCGGCCGCCTGCCACTCCTTGAGACGCCTTTCCAGGTCAGCCATTGCCCGCTCTCCTTTCGGAACAAGGACTAAGGGGTCGGAGGTCGAATTTCCAGCTCTCAATCCGGTTTTCCAATCCCCTGAAAACAGGCCTGGGCGCTGCAAGCCACACGGGGGAATAGCCCGGTCAAAAGGGCGGGCAAAATCAGTCGCAATCTCCTGAAAACGGGTCTCGTCACTGCAAGCGGGATCGCTTTGGCCTCCCCTCCTTTCAGGCGTAGAGGTATCGGTTGCAATCCCCTGAAAACGGGTCTCGTCACTGCAAGATGAGGAGAAAATCTCCGTCCAGCACGCGGTGGAGAGGTCGCAATCCCCTGAAAACGGGTCTCGTCACTGCAAGGATTTAAGTCCGGAGGTGAGAAGAATGGCCCCTCGAAGTCTGGAGTCGCAATCCCCTGAAAACGGGTCTCGTCACTGCAAGGGGGGCATGGACCAGAACTCCCTGGCCCTCCTTCTGGAGGACAAGTCGCAATCCCCTGAAAACGGGTCTCGTCACTGCAAGGTGGGGATGACCTTCACCATCCCCACCCTTCCGACCTACAGGTCGCAATCCCCTGAAAACGGGTCTCGTCACTGCAAGCACTTGTAGTTGGCGAGCGCGGGAGGGGGCGGAAGCTGGGCGTCCTGTCGCAATCCCCTGAAAACGGGTCTCGTCACTGCAAGACTTTCACTGAGGGCCAGCGGAAAGTCGGTCTCTGTTCCGGTCGCAATCCCCTGAAAACGGGTCTCGTCACTGCAAGTCAAAAATGTTGCGCAATATGCCGAACAGGCCAAAGCCATCGTGTCGCAATCCCCTGAAAACGGGTCTCGTCACTGCAAGCCCGCGTCATTCATGAGACCCGCAACTACCACTATCACAGCCACGTCGCAATCCCCTGAAAACGGGTCTCGTCACTGCAAGGCGCTCTCGAAGCCCTAGGGATCAAAATCCCAGAAGAAGAGTCGCAATCCCCTGAAAACGGGTCTCGTCACTGCAAGCGGGTGGTGAGCCACCCGACGGAGCTTTGGAGGGCCAGCGAGGCCGTCGCAATCCCCTGAAAACGGGTCTCGTCACTGCAAGTTGGGTGAACGCTTGGGATACCCAGTGGTCACTGTAATCGCGGCGTCGCAATCCCCTGAAAACGGGTCTCGTCACTGCAAGTTGGTCCATATTGAATGGGAACTCGAGCCCGAAGATTGGTCGCAATCCCCTGAAAACGGGTCTCGTCACTGCAAGGCGTTTT
This DNA window, taken from Thermoflexus hugenholtzii JAD2, encodes the following:
- a CDS encoding pyridoxal-phosphate-dependent aminotransferase family protein; translated protein: MRTYAIPLVPGPTTVPAEIRAAYQEDYGSADLEPEYYELYAETQEQLRAILGTRNAVVIMTGEAMVVLWGALRSTLRPGDRVVAVATGVFGHGIADMARRIGAEVEVVGFDYDEAADPQRVEEAIRRVRPKMVTMVHCETPSGILNPVAEVGALVDRYEVPLFYVDAVSSAAGVPLRVDEWRIDLCLVGTQKCLSALPDLGIVTVSERAWEIVREVDYAGYDALGPFRTALEDRWFPYTPSWHALAALNVACRRVLGEGLENVFRRHEEVAAYCRERLKAMGLRLFPRREEWSSPTVTAVYVPEDLPWPELDRRLRARGMVVGGSLGPLAGKVFRIGHMGAQADPELVRRGMDALEEVLAEARR
- a CDS encoding Uma2 family endonuclease: MASGGLRRRRQASVAELFPPPGQWTEEDYFALPDTHRYVELSEGKLIVPPHPTNRHQIAVLELAVRLREFARARDLGEVRIAPLPVRLWSGKIREPDIFFFLKAHTDRIGEQVCGVPDLIIEVTSPSTSRVDRMEKFQEYARAGVPEYWIVDPEARTVEVYVLQRGAYVLRGKWEPGETASSGLLEGFAVRVEEVLGD
- a CDS encoding DUF2157 domain-containing protein, translating into MADLERRLKEWQAAGLITAEQAEAIAAFEAQAERRRISLRNLLIYLGAFFILTSLCLTVANLDIAGLWKALPPWGRMLIVAAPTMTLWIAGALLRRPDSPIRTRGARACWMAAAWMTALTIAVTLNEWPISETPPVRPELSRFAPRPEPPEPKDPRWIALAASLGALPPAVLALLVLPGLAQGLPVATLITATAFSISTLVFDPQMGQAQRLPLYLPWATAGVIHLTAAEVARQRQAGDLVWLFNLFGAWSWLLPAFLMGLEGPQPFWETLLLLQSLTLIGWSLIRPSRVLLYSGAFFLLVYLVDLNFEYFAGQIGLPAALLITGVAFMAVGLGVRRLHRRFGTASGSARDNGTTRANPPSSSAA
- a CDS encoding NTPase, giving the protein MGSILLITGRPGVGKTTLIQALARALGEQAGGFYTEEIRGPQGRLGFRLVTLDGRVAVFAHVDWAGRTPHRVGRYGVDLEALDRLGVAAIREALMGKQVVLVDEIGKMELFSVAFRQALEEAAASPRPLIATITLHPHPWADAFKRRPGVECWELTPSNRERLRERALAWLRAHGLRVVE
- a CDS encoding carbohydrate ABC transporter permease, giving the protein MKAGRVLIYLALIGLTVFYLLPVYVLFLTGLKSFAEADLTRMWNWPTQPSLAAFAKAWEKLSPNFMNSVYLVIPATLISSLIGSVNGYILSKWRFRGSEILFPAILFGMFIPYQSILIPLVRFLQSIGLYGSIPGLILVHVVYGIPITSLIFRNYYASIPGELVEAAKIDGASLFGIYRWVMLPLSQPGFAVVAIWQFTQIWNDFLFAVTVTNKPAQQPITVALQNLAGSQIVEWNVQMAGALLAALPTLLVYVFLGRFFLRGLLAGALKG
- a CDS encoding carbohydrate ABC transporter permease encodes the protein MAHAGKDPALEAGASRPAARGVPALRWRERAWELRRRIEAGLPVLLIAPSALALGVFVYGFIGWTVYVSMTRWNDVLPDYTFVGLRNYVGLFQTPRFQADIRNTVVFTVFFLLGAVLLGFFAALLLDQRVKGEAFFRSVFLFPMAISFIVTGIAWQWLFNPQTGINLLLRHLGYPGPLPRWFTDPTIMFGVKVGAIQAGIPVALIPVVIAATWQLSGFTMAMYLAGLRGIPEELREAARVDGASEWQVYRHVVLPLLRPVTLSALIVLGHISLKIFDLTVAMTGSGPGFATDMPAYFMFETTFRGNHFAQGAAIATLMLIMVAALIIPYLRYSLSREAEL